The DNA sequence TATCTCTATGAAACCAATGTGGGTGCGGGATTACCGTTAATTGACACCATCAAATTATTACACCTTTCAGGAGAAAATATCACAAGAATTAAAGGCGTATTCTCCGGAACACTGAGCTATGTTTTCAACAATTTTTCTTTAAGAGATGATAAATTTTCAACCATCATCAACGAAGCATTAGAAAAAGGATACACAGAACCGGATCCGAGAGAAGACTTATCAGGAAATGACGTAGCTAGAAAATTATTAATTCTGGCGAGAGAATTAGACTTAATCAATGAATTCGGAGATATCAATATTCAGAATCTTGTTCCGGAAAGCTTACTTGAGGTTTCAAAATCAGAATTCCTTTCAAGACTTGAAGAACTGGATGAAGAATATCAGAAAATCAAAGAAAATCAGGAACCAGGGCATGTATTGAGATATGTGGGGGATCTGCACGGTGATCTGCAGAAAGATAAAGGCGAGTTGGATGTGAAATTGATTTCAGTTCCGGCAACATCTGCATTAGGACAGCTGAAAGGTTCAGATTCAATCTTTGAAATTTATACAGAAAGTTATGGTGAAAATCCAATTGTGATTATGGGAGCCGGAGCCGGAGCACAGGTGACAGCCAGAGGAGTATTCGGGGATATTTTAAGAGTAAGTGAAACAAAATAATATTTAACTATAACAATCTACAGTTTAGCAGTGTAACAGTTATTGCAATTGTCATTCTGAGCATAGCGAAGAATCTGATGGTTACACTGCTAAATTGCCAAATTAAAACTATATGGAAAATTTTGAAACATCAGCAATAAGAACCCAGACTGAAAGAACCCAGTTTGACGAGCATTCTACGCCATTATACCTTACATCAAGTTTTATATTTCAGGATGCTGAGGATATGAGAGCAAGCTTTGCTGAAGAAAAACCTAAAAATTTATACAGCCGTTTTTCCAATCCTAACGTAACAGAGTTTACAGATAAGATAGCTAAAATGGAAGGCGCAGAAGCCGGATATGCTTTTGCAACAGGAATGGCTGCCATCTATTCTACATTTGCAACTTTGTTGAATGCCGGAGATCATATCGTAAGCTGCCAGTCAGTTTTCGGATCTACGCATACCTTATTCACTAAATATTTCCCGAAATGGAATATTGAAACCTCTTATTTCAAAGCAGAAGATGCAGAGAATGTAGAACAATATATTAAGCCCAATACAAAGATCTTATACCTTGAAACGCCTACCAACCCGGCTATTGAAATTCTTGACCTTGAATTTTTCGGGCAGATAGCAAAAAAACATAATCTGATATTTGTTGTAGATAATTGTTTTGCAACACCTTATCTTCAGCAGCCTATCAAATATGGTGCAGATATTGTTGTACATTCAGCAACGAAATTGATTGACGGACAGGGAAGAGTTTTAGGAGGAATAGCAGTAGGAAAAGAAGACCTGATCAGAGAAATTTATCTTTTCGCAAGAAATACAGGTCCTGCATTGTCTCCTTTTAATGCATGGGTATTATCAAAAAGCCTTGAAACATTGGCCATTCGTGTAGAAAAACATTGTGAAAATGCATTGAAGGTAGCCGAATTTTTAGAAAGCCATCCGAACGTAGAATTAGTAAAATATCCATTCCTGAAATCTCACCCGAGTTATGAAGTTGCCAAAAAGCAGATGAAGCTTGGAGGAAATATCGTGGCATTTGAAATCAAGGGCGGAATAGAAGGCGGAAGAAACTTTTTAGATAAGATACAAATGTGTTCGCTTTCTGCCAATTTAGGTGATACAAGAACAATCGTTACGCACCCGGCATCCACAACACACTCTAAACTGTCAGATGAAGAAAGAAATGAAGTAGGGATTACTGCAGGACTGGTTCGTTGTTCAGTAGGTTTGGAAAATGTGGAAGATATCATTGCAGATCTTAAACAGGCCTTAGACTAGTTCAATAGGAACGGGCTAAAGCCCATTATGTTGACCAAAATAGATAAAAATGAAAAATTCAGAACAATTATATAAAGCTCTATCCGAAAGAATTTTAATTCTTGACGGTGCTATGGGAACTATGCTTCAGAGGTACAAGTTTGAAGAAGAAGATTACCGTGGAGAGCGTTTCAAAGACTGGGAGCATCCGGTAAAAGGAAATAATGACCTTCTTTCTCTGACGCAACCTCAGGCCATTGAGGAAGTTCACAAGAAATACCTGGAAGCAGGTGCTGATATCATAGAAACCAATACCTTTTCAGGAACTACCATTGCTATGGCAGATTATCATATGGAAGACCTGGTGTATGAACTGAACTATGAGTCTGCAAAGATTGCCAGAAAAGCCTGTGATGAGTACACTGCAAAAAATCCGGATAAGCCGAGATTTGTAGCAGGATCTATCGGGCCAACGAACAGAACTGCGAGTTTAAGTCCTGATGTCAATGACCCAGGATACAGAGCCATTACTTTTGAAGAACTGAGAGTGGCTTACAAACAGCAGTGTGAGGCATTGCTGGACGGAGGTTCAGATATCCTTCTGGTAGAAACCATTTTTGATACACTGAATGCAAAAGCAGCTTTATTCGCTATTGATGAATTGCAGGATGAAAGAGGAATAAAAATTCCAATCATGGTTTCAGGAACCATTACCGATGCCTCGGGAAGAACATTGAGCGGACAGACAGCGGAAGCTTTTCTGATCTCAGTTTCCCACCTGAATTTGTTAAGTGTAGGTTTCAACTGCGCATTGGGAGCAGATCAGCTGACTCCTTATCTTGAAACGCTGGCTCATAATTCAGAATTCTACGTTTCAGCATACCCGAATGCCGGTTTACCGAATGCTTTTGGAAAATATGATGAAACTCCTGAAGATATGGCGAGACAGATCAAAGAATATGTAGAGAAAGGATTAATCAATATTATAGGAGGATGTTGCGGTACAACGCCTGAGCACATCAAAGCGATAGCTGACCTGGTAGAGAAATATGAGCCAAGGAAATTGAAGAAATTTGTGTGATTTGATAGATTTTTTTAATTAAAATCAAGAATAAAGGCTGAAATATAAATGTTAACTTTAAGTAAACCATAAAGTTAAACATATGGAAAAGCCAATTTACTTAAAAGATTCGGAGGATGTCAGATTATTTAATGAGCTGAGAAAGAAAGTGAACCAAAGAGTAGAATCCATTTCTGAAAACAGAGATATCTATATTCAGATCAAAGCGGTAGTACTTCCACTGGTCTATATTGGCTTATATATTCTGGCTGTTCTGAATGCCGAAAAGCATTGGATCTATATTCTGAGTTTTATTTTAATGGGAATTTCTCTGGTTTTGATTTATTTAAACTTAATCCACGAAGCAGCCCATAATAACATTTATAAAAGTAAAAAACTGAACGGGCTGGTTCTTCACATTTTTGATTTTATAGGAGCCAATTCCTATATCTGGAAAAAAAGACATATCGCGAGCCATCATGCTTACCCCAATGTAGATGGATGGGACACGGATATCGAACAGAGCGGATTACTTTTAATTGTACCATGGGTTAAAGCGAAAGGAGTACAGAAGCATCAGGATAAGTTTTTCTTTTTAGTCTATCCGTTGTATTTGTTCAATTGGATGTTTATAAGAGACTTCCGGGACTTCTTTGATAAGGAAAGGGTGATTTTAAAAACCCAGGGCAAGATACCCACCGTTGAAAAAGTAAAAATGATCAGTTATAAGCTGTTCTACTTCATTTATCAGATTGTGATTCCTGTAATGTTCTTTAAAGTATCAATAGGGTTGGCTTTGGGTGCGTGGTTTTTACAGGTGATTTCAGCAAGTATTTTTGCATTGTTTGTTTTACTGCCTTTGCATCCGCTTCCTGATAATGCCTTTCCGAGATTAAATAAAGAGAATGGTCTTCCATTCAGCTGGCTGCGTCACCAGTTTGAAGTGACGAACGATTTAAAAGAAAATAACTGGCTGGTAAAAAATATGTTGGGGAATTTCAATTTTCATGTGGCCCATCACCTATTTCCAAATTACAGTTATATGTATTACAATGAGATCACAGAAGAAATTGAAGAATTTGCTAAGGAACACAATTTAGCGTATAAAAGATTTCCACTGATTACAGCTTTAAGTAAGCATAGGGATTTATTGAGGCAGAATGCAAATAATGCCTACTATATTTTAGAAGAATAAAATGAAATATTTAAGATTATCAGGCCTTGAGCCTCTTATCATAACCCCGGAAAGTAATTTCATCAACGTTGGTGAAAGGACCAATGTTGCCGGTTCCAAAAAGTTTTTAAGACTCATCAAAGAGGAGAAGTTCTCTGAAGCATTAGATATTGCCCGCCATCAGGTAGAAGGAGGTGCCCAGATTCTGGATGTCAACTTCGATGATGGATTGATTGATGGGAAAGCATCCATGATCAAATTCCTGAATTTAATTGCCTCCGAACCGGATATCGCAAGAATCCCGATCATGGTAGACTCTTCCAAATGGGAAATTCTGGAAGCCGGCCTTCAGGTAGCGCAGGGAAAATGTGTGGTAAATTCTATCAGCTTAAAAGAAAGTGAGGAAGAATTTATCAAACATGCAAAAGCCATTAAAAGATATGGAGCAGCAGTCATTGTAATGGCATTTGATGAGGTAGGACAGGCTGACAGTTTTGAACGAAGAATAGAAATTTCAAAAAGATCCTATGATATTCTGGTAAACCAAATCGGATTTCCGGCAGAGGATATCATTTTCGACTTAAATATCTTTCCGGTGGCAACAGGAATGGATGAGCACAGAAGAAATGCCATCGACTTTATTGAAGCTACACGCTGGGTAAGACAAAATCTTCCTTATGCATCCGTAAGTGGGGGAGTGAGTAATGTTTCCTTCTCTTTCCGTGGAAATGATACCGTAAGAGAAGCAATGCACTCTGTTTTTCTTTATCATGCTATTCAGGCAGGAATGAACATTGGTATCGTAAATCCGGCGATGCTGGAAGTGTATGATGAGATCAATAAAGAATTACTGGAGCTTGTAGAAGACGTAATCCTGGATAAAAGAGAAGATGCTACAGAAAGACTTCTTGACTATTCGGAAAAACATAAATCGGTCAAAAAAGAAAAGACCGAAGATTTAGAGTGGAGAAACAATCCACTACAGGAAAGAATTACTTATGCCCTGGTAAAAGGTATCGACCGTTTTATTGAAGAAGATGTAGAAGAAGCAAGACAATCTGCAGAAAGACCACTTCATGTTATCGAAATTAATCTGATGACAGGAATGGGAGTAGTGGGAGACTTATTCGGAAGTGGAAAAATGTTCCTGCCTCAGGTAGTAAAGTCTGCAAGGGTAATGAAAAAAGCGGTGGCATATTTACAACCTTTCATTGAAGCTGAAAAAGACGGAGCAAAACCCGCCAATGGGAAAATCCTGATGGCAACTGTAAAAGGAGACGTTCATGATATTGGTAAAAATATTGTGAGTGTTGTTTTGGGTTGTAACAATTATGAAATCGTTGACCTTGGAGTAATGGTTCCCGCTGAAAAGATTATCCAGACAGCTATTGCTGAAAAAGTAGACGTTATAGGATTAAGCGGATTGATTACACCAAGTTTGGATGAAATGGTGTATATCGCTTCAGAATTAGAAAGACAAAATTTAGATTTTCCTTTATTAATCGGTGGTGCTACAACTTCAAAGGCACATACCGCAGTGAAAATCGATTTAAAATATAAAAATGCAGTCGTTCACGTGAATGATGCATCAAGAGCCGTAAACGTAGTAAGTTCATTATTAGGTGACAGAAATAAAGAATATGTTTCGGATTTAAAGAATGACTATTCCGACTTCAGAGAAAAGTTTCTGAACAGACAGGTAGATAAAGATTATGTATCCATCGAAGAAGCAAGAGAAAACCATTTTAAAATCGATTGGGAAAACGAAGAGATTTTCACTCCAAATAATCTCGGAATAAAAGTCTTCGAAAATCAGGATTTAAATGAACTTCTTCCTTTCATCGACTGGTCTCCGTTTTTCAGAAGCTGGGATCTCCACGGAAAATATCCGAATATCCTGAAAGATGAGGTAGTAGGAGCTCAGGCTAAAGAATTATTCAAAGATGCTCAGGTTATTTTAAAGAGAATTCTGGATGAAAAACTTTTAACGGCAAAAGCAATCTTCGGGATTTTTAAAGCGAATTCCAATGAATCTGATGACATTTTGATTTTTGATGAAAATAACAATGAACAGACGAAGTTTTTAACCCTAAGACAACAGGCTCAAAGATCAAAAGGTAAAGAATATCTGGCTCTAAGTGATTTCATCGCTCCTCAAAGTTCAGGAAAGACCGATTATGTGGGAGCTTTCTGTGTAACGACGGGATTTGGCACCGATGAATTGTCTACTGAATACGAAAAAGCTAATGACGATTACAATTCCATCATGGTGAAAGCCCTAGCAGATCGTTTTGCAGAAGCCTATGCTGAATTCTTACACAAAAAAGTGAGAACAGAATACTGGGGATATGCCAATCAGGAAAGCTTAAGTAACGAAGAACTTATTGCCGAAAAATATAAAGGAATCCGTCCGGCACCAGGATATCCGGCTTGCCCAGATCACTTGGAAAAGAAAACCATCTGGGATCTTTTAAAAGTAGAAGAAAATATAGGCGTTTTCCTTACAGAAAGCTTAGCCATGTTCCCAACGGCATCTGTTTCCGGGTATTATTTCGGAAGCCCGCATGCCAAATATTTCGGATTAGGGAAAATTACAGAAGACCAGCTTGAAGATTATGCAGCAAGAAGAAGTTGTAGCATCCAGGAAGCGAAAAAATGGTTGTCACCAAATTTAGCAGATTAAAATTGACATGAAGATAACAGAACACATTAAAAATGCAAATGGAAAAACTTTATTCTCCTTAGAAGTTGTTCCACCACAAAAGGGAATAGGTATTGAAGATCTGTATACCAATATAGATCCATTGATGGAATTCAAACCGCCTTTCATTGATGTTACAACATCCAGAGAAGAATACATCTATCTGGATAAAGGGAATGGCCTTATGGAACGTCGTATTACGAGAATGCGCCCGGGAACTCTGGGAATTTGTGCTGCTATTCAACATAAATATAATGTAGATACCGTACCACATCTTCTTTGCGGTGGTTTCACCAAAGAAGAAACAGAATATCTGCTGGTAGATTGTATGTACCTTGGAATTGATAATGTAATGGCCTTAAGAGGAGATGCTATGAAAGGACATCAGTATTTTGAACCTACTCAGGGAGGGCACGCCAGTGCAATGGATCTTGTCAACCAGATTAATGACCTTGGAAGAGGAAAATATCTTCATAATGAAGAACAGGTGAGTGATGAACTCAATAAATTCTGCATTGGTGTAGCCGGATATCCGGAAAAGCATATGGAAGCTCCATCCATGAATTATGACCTGAAATGGTTGAAACAAAAAGTAGATGCCGGAGCAGATTATATCGTTACTCAAATGTTCTTTGACAATAAAAAGTATATAGAATTCGTTCAGAAAGCAAGAGAGATGGGAATTACTGTTCCTATTATTCCGGGGATTAAGCCAATTGCAACGAAGAAGCATTTAAAAATACTGCCACAGGTATTCAAAATAGATCTTCCGGAAGAACTCATCAATGAAGTGGAAAATGCAAAAAATAATGAAGCAGTAAAGCAGATCGGAGTAGAGTGGGCTATTACTCAATGCAAGGAATTGCTGGATTTTGGAGTTCCTGTTCTGCATTTTTACTCCATGGGAAAAAGTGACAACATAAAAAAAGTAGCCGGTGAGCTATTCTAATAAAAGTACCAAAATGAAGGAACCCCTGTGAATTTTCACAGGGGTTATTTTTTATTGATTTAAGAACTTAACCAGTTTGATGAGGTCTTCTTCTTTATTTATTTTAATATTATTAGATTTCACGAATTTTTCAATTTCATCCTTTTTTGCTGGAAAGGCATCAGCAATATCTCTTACTTTTTTTGTTTTTTTAATATACCCTGATTCTGTTTTAATGTAGTAAACAGGATCTAGAGTTTTAAAAAAAGCTGCTTTATCAGTTGCATATGAATTGGCCGCAGGAATGGCATCTTGAAATTTAACCTTTATTTTTTTGTACAGTGGGATTTTACCACTAACTAGTTCAAAAAAATAACCACTCAGGTCATCATTAGTTTTTAATAATACTATAGTACTTTTAGGCGAAATAATTTCAATTCTGGAAAACTGTTCTTCTTTAGGCAGTACTAATGGTTTACCTTCTTTCTGAAATTCTACTTCATCTTTATAACTATTATATCTTACAGGTACTTTTTCAACATTTTCAGCTACATTAGCAAGGTGAAATTCAGCATTGTAATAAGGAGAACCGGCTATCTCATTATACTTTAATGCTCTTCCAAAGTTTTCTGATCGTACTCCAAATACTGCATGATCTCCTCCAAGACTATTGACGGACATTGTACTTGAGTAGCTGGATGAGTAGTTGTTAGGTGTGAAATCTTGTGCATATGCAATGCATGAAGCAACCAGTAAGGCACTTATAATTACTTTTCTCATTTTGTTAGTTTTATTTAAAGTTTTCAAAAGTTATTTTCAAAAATACAACTATTATTCTTAAAGTAATAAAATTTTATTGATGTATTTAACTATAAGCTTGGATGCCTTTCAAACTCTTTATTCCGATCAAACAAATACCGGTAAGTAGCCAGCTTTCGCGTTACTGAAGTATCCAGTGTTTCTGCAATCTTGATCATTTTTGGATTAAAATCACCAATCCATTGAAGTTCTGTGACCTTAAAATCAGTATGTTTTCTCAAATGCTGGGTTCCTTCCCAGATCATATATCCGTCAATTCCCTTTTTCTGCCATTCCGGGATAACTCCAAAAACAAGCCCCACCATTTTTTCATTCTTTTTAAACCGTTTTAGAAACAAGAACTTAAGTTTTTCAAAAGGTCCGAATTTCCCATTCAAATATTTAAACCATTGGTTGAGGTCGGGAATGTTGATCCACATGGCAATCGGTTTCTCATTTTCATATACAAACCAGGAAATATGCTCATTGATAATAGGTTTCATGGTATTGAACATTTTCAGAACCTTTGCTTCTTCCAGATGTTTTCCTTCCCCGTGGCAGGCCCACGCTTTATTATAAACTTCAGTAAAATCTTTTGCAAACTTAGTCAGGTTATTCTTTTTCATAGGCTGTGCTGAAATAGCAGGATTTCTTCTGTTTCTTTCATGAGCAATCTTAAAAATCCTTGAAACTTCCGCAAAAATAGGTCTGGTAAAACAAAGCTGTTCAAAATAAATCTGAAACCCATAATTTTCAAAAAGGTCTTTGTAGTAAGGAAGGTTGTAATTCATTCCAAATAAAGGCTCGATAAAACCTTCAATTAAAAGCCCCCAGAATTTGTCCCGTTCCCCAAAATTGATAGGTCCATCCATTGCTTCCATTCCTTTTTCCTGAAGCCAGTTTTTACAATGGTCAAAAATAAAATTGGCAATTTCCTGATCATTAATACAGTCGAAAAAACCAATTCCCCCTGTAGGCTGCTTCTGTTCATAAGAATGGATGATAAAAACAGCTACTTTACCAACCGTTTTGCTATTCTTTTTAAACAGAAATCTTTTACACTCACCGTTTTTAAAAAATTTATTCTTTTCAGGATCAAAAATCTCCTCAATGTGCTTATCTAAAGGACGGATATAATTTTTGTCGTGTTGATAAAGTTGGGTAGGAAATTCAAGAAATTCCCTTTTATGGAGTTGTTTTTGTACTTCTTCGACAATAATCATAGGCTTTTTAATCAGAAATGGCTATAAAAGATAATGTTTTTCATCTTATTTGAAATAGATAAATAGATATTATCCGTATTTTTGCTGCAAATTAAATAAAAATGGTTGATTTTACTGATAACGACGATGATATTTTCACTGGAAAAGAACATACGCCTATAAGGGAAGATGCTTTTGATAAATCGCCACAGGAAAAAATAGAAAAGATTACTGAGCTTTTTGGTGAGATTATGCAAACATTGGGGATGGATATGACGGATGATTCTCTGAAGGATTCTCCCAGACGTGTTGCCAAAATGTATGTGAATGAGATTTTCGGAGGACTTCTTCCTGAAAATAAGCCGGGAATTTCTACTTTTTCTAATAAATACAAATACCGTCAGATGTTGGTGGAGAAGGATATCACGGTATATTCTTTCTGCGAGCATCACTTCTTACCCATCATCGGAAGGGCTCATGTAGCTTATATTTCCAATGGTGAGGTAATAGGTCTTTCAAAAATCAATAGAATTGTTGATTACTATGCGAAAAGACCACAGGTTCAGGAAAGACTTACAATGCAGATTGTAGATGCTTTGAAAGAAGCTTTAGGAACAAAAGATGTAGCCTGTATCATTGATGCAAAACACCTTTGTGTAAACTGCAGAGGAATAAAAGATACGGCAAGCTCTACCATTACTGCAGAACTAAGTGGTATTTTCAGAACTAACCCTATTACAAGACAGGAATTCCTTCATTACGTAGGAAGCCATGCAAAACTTGATTAATAAACAATGAACTACCAAATTCTTAAAAATATTATTGATGCCGAACTTCAGAGATTTCAAAATATCCCTGAAGAAGAATGGTCATACAGAAGCGCTCCGGAAAAATGGTCTAAAAAAGAAATTATAGGACATCTTTGTGACAGCGCTTTTACAAATATTCGTAGATTTGTTGTCACTCAATATAAAGAGAACGAAAATATTGTATATGATCAGAATATCTGGGTAAAAGCTCAGAACTATCAGAATGTTCCTGTTTCGGATCTTATTGATCTTTGGAAGTCTTTGAACTATCAGATTGTTCATGTAGTGGAAAACATCCCGGATGAAGCATTACAGAGAACCTGCGATACAACCAAAACAGAACCACAGGTTTTTACATTGGAGTTTATTATTAATGATTATGTAGACCATTTGCAGCATCATTTAAAAGCGATTTAATTATGATAAAATTTAAAAAAGTTTCAGATAAAATTTTTATCACAACAATTATTTGTTGTGACAGAATTATTTTTTAACTAATTTTTGAATCTTTAAAATCATTGAATCTTTTAACTTAAAAATAAATGCAACTAAAAATATATAACTCCCTTACAGCGGAAAAAGAAATATTTAAACCTATTTTAGACGGAAATATCGGGATGTATGTCTGCGGACCTACGGTGTACAGTAATGTGCATTTAGGAAATGTGAGAACTTTCCTTTCCTTCGATTTTATCTAC is a window from the Chryseobacterium indologenes genome containing:
- a CDS encoding O-succinylhomoserine sulfhydrylase, which codes for MENFETSAIRTQTERTQFDEHSTPLYLTSSFIFQDAEDMRASFAEEKPKNLYSRFSNPNVTEFTDKIAKMEGAEAGYAFATGMAAIYSTFATLLNAGDHIVSCQSVFGSTHTLFTKYFPKWNIETSYFKAEDAENVEQYIKPNTKILYLETPTNPAIEILDLEFFGQIAKKHNLIFVVDNCFATPYLQQPIKYGADIVVHSATKLIDGQGRVLGGIAVGKEDLIREIYLFARNTGPALSPFNAWVLSKSLETLAIRVEKHCENALKVAEFLESHPNVELVKYPFLKSHPSYEVAKKQMKLGGNIVAFEIKGGIEGGRNFLDKIQMCSLSANLGDTRTIVTHPASTTHSKLSDEERNEVGITAGLVRCSVGLENVEDIIADLKQALD
- a CDS encoding homocysteine S-methyltransferase family protein yields the protein MKNSEQLYKALSERILILDGAMGTMLQRYKFEEEDYRGERFKDWEHPVKGNNDLLSLTQPQAIEEVHKKYLEAGADIIETNTFSGTTIAMADYHMEDLVYELNYESAKIARKACDEYTAKNPDKPRFVAGSIGPTNRTASLSPDVNDPGYRAITFEELRVAYKQQCEALLDGGSDILLVETIFDTLNAKAALFAIDELQDERGIKIPIMVSGTITDASGRTLSGQTAEAFLISVSHLNLLSVGFNCALGADQLTPYLETLAHNSEFYVSAYPNAGLPNAFGKYDETPEDMARQIKEYVEKGLINIIGGCCGTTPEHIKAIADLVEKYEPRKLKKFV
- a CDS encoding fatty acid desaturase family protein, yielding MEKPIYLKDSEDVRLFNELRKKVNQRVESISENRDIYIQIKAVVLPLVYIGLYILAVLNAEKHWIYILSFILMGISLVLIYLNLIHEAAHNNIYKSKKLNGLVLHIFDFIGANSYIWKKRHIASHHAYPNVDGWDTDIEQSGLLLIVPWVKAKGVQKHQDKFFFLVYPLYLFNWMFIRDFRDFFDKERVILKTQGKIPTVEKVKMISYKLFYFIYQIVIPVMFFKVSIGLALGAWFLQVISASIFALFVLLPLHPLPDNAFPRLNKENGLPFSWLRHQFEVTNDLKENNWLVKNMLGNFNFHVAHHLFPNYSYMYYNEITEEIEEFAKEHNLAYKRFPLITALSKHRDLLRQNANNAYYILEE
- the metH gene encoding methionine synthase; protein product: MKYLRLSGLEPLIITPESNFINVGERTNVAGSKKFLRLIKEEKFSEALDIARHQVEGGAQILDVNFDDGLIDGKASMIKFLNLIASEPDIARIPIMVDSSKWEILEAGLQVAQGKCVVNSISLKESEEEFIKHAKAIKRYGAAVIVMAFDEVGQADSFERRIEISKRSYDILVNQIGFPAEDIIFDLNIFPVATGMDEHRRNAIDFIEATRWVRQNLPYASVSGGVSNVSFSFRGNDTVREAMHSVFLYHAIQAGMNIGIVNPAMLEVYDEINKELLELVEDVILDKREDATERLLDYSEKHKSVKKEKTEDLEWRNNPLQERITYALVKGIDRFIEEDVEEARQSAERPLHVIEINLMTGMGVVGDLFGSGKMFLPQVVKSARVMKKAVAYLQPFIEAEKDGAKPANGKILMATVKGDVHDIGKNIVSVVLGCNNYEIVDLGVMVPAEKIIQTAIAEKVDVIGLSGLITPSLDEMVYIASELERQNLDFPLLIGGATTSKAHTAVKIDLKYKNAVVHVNDASRAVNVVSSLLGDRNKEYVSDLKNDYSDFREKFLNRQVDKDYVSIEEARENHFKIDWENEEIFTPNNLGIKVFENQDLNELLPFIDWSPFFRSWDLHGKYPNILKDEVVGAQAKELFKDAQVILKRILDEKLLTAKAIFGIFKANSNESDDILIFDENNNEQTKFLTLRQQAQRSKGKEYLALSDFIAPQSSGKTDYVGAFCVTTGFGTDELSTEYEKANDDYNSIMVKALADRFAEAYAEFLHKKVRTEYWGYANQESLSNEELIAEKYKGIRPAPGYPACPDHLEKKTIWDLLKVEENIGVFLTESLAMFPTASVSGYYFGSPHAKYFGLGKITEDQLEDYAARRSCSIQEAKKWLSPNLAD
- the metF gene encoding methylenetetrahydrofolate reductase [NAD(P)H] codes for the protein MKITEHIKNANGKTLFSLEVVPPQKGIGIEDLYTNIDPLMEFKPPFIDVTTSREEYIYLDKGNGLMERRITRMRPGTLGICAAIQHKYNVDTVPHLLCGGFTKEETEYLLVDCMYLGIDNVMALRGDAMKGHQYFEPTQGGHASAMDLVNQINDLGRGKYLHNEEQVSDELNKFCIGVAGYPEKHMEAPSMNYDLKWLKQKVDAGADYIVTQMFFDNKKYIEFVQKAREMGITVPIIPGIKPIATKKHLKILPQVFKIDLPEELINEVENAKNNEAVKQIGVEWAITQCKELLDFGVPVLHFYSMGKSDNIKKVAGELF
- the folE gene encoding GTP cyclohydrolase I FolE translates to MVDFTDNDDDIFTGKEHTPIREDAFDKSPQEKIEKITELFGEIMQTLGMDMTDDSLKDSPRRVAKMYVNEIFGGLLPENKPGISTFSNKYKYRQMLVEKDITVYSFCEHHFLPIIGRAHVAYISNGEVIGLSKINRIVDYYAKRPQVQERLTMQIVDALKEALGTKDVACIIDAKHLCVNCRGIKDTASSTITAELSGIFRTNPITRQEFLHYVGSHAKLD
- a CDS encoding DinB family protein, yielding MNYQILKNIIDAELQRFQNIPEEEWSYRSAPEKWSKKEIIGHLCDSAFTNIRRFVVTQYKENENIVYDQNIWVKAQNYQNVPVSDLIDLWKSLNYQIVHVVENIPDEALQRTCDTTKTEPQVFTLEFIINDYVDHLQHHLKAI